Part of the Bacteriovorax stolpii genome, CTCTTAAAATGCTTAACTGTCGTTAAAATTCTATAAAGACCCGGAGAAGAAACTTCTAATGTAAAATTATCCGGAATCCACGTTTCAGTTTCCATATACGGATTAAATCCGCGGTCCACTCTTACGCAGTCATCAAGCACAGCTGTGTTGGTTTTTGGATCAACGATGTAGACAACCAAATTGCCTGATGTGGGATTCCACTCCATCTCGTACAATTCAAGATTGCATTCGCTAACGATCTTTTGAGTTAACTCAAAAAGTTTTAATTCCATTCCCTGGCGTGGGCCTTTGAGAACCATCTTTTTATCCCATTAATAAAAAAAAAGGGCGGAATTAAAAAATCCACCCTTACTATATTCGGTACATTTAATACTCGTATTTCGGAGGTAATGATTAGAAGAGTTGGGCCCAAGAAATTCTTGAAATAATCCCAAATAAAAATCATTACCCGATGACTATAGCAAAAATTCTTTCAAATGCAAACATTTAGCCTCTGCAGAGATCACTAAACACTAAGAGTCATAATGAGGGCCGTGCTCCCGTTGCTATAAAAATGCTTTTTCTTATGAATGATTTTAAAGCCTGCTCTTTGATAAAGACCAATGGCCGAATCATTGTTTTCTTCGACTTCAAGGAAAAATGTTTTTATTCCCCTGCTCTTTAATATTTCAATAGCTTCACTTAAAAGGGCCTTCCCTAAACCTGCGCCTCTTTTGTCTGGATTGATGAGGATTTTAAGCAAATGAGCAAGGGAATCTGCGCTATTGATGTCAAATAAAGCAAACCCTTCGTCGGCCAGGAGAATAAATCTCTCACTCGCCGAGTCAAAGACCTGCTCCCACGACTTCTCATCCCATGGAGTTGGGAAAAAACGCTGATCGTAGTCCTTTAAAAACGACAAAGCCTCTGGTGTTAAGGCAGAGGCTTTGTCGATAATAATAAATTTAGTCATCACTAAAGATTAAACAGGAGAACTCAAATCAACGTTACCGATTGAGCGCTCTGAGTTTGTCTTCACTTCCATATGGAAGCGGATTTTTGCCAATGGATTAAACGTATAACCGTCTTTTCCACGGATGATGTATTTGCGTTTTGAGTCCGCATCTGTCGGCTCGATAAGTTTTCTTAAACGAGACACAGAAGTATAGATTAGTTTATCGTGGATTAACGGGTTGTACTCGTCTTTCCAGATCATCTTCGCCAGTTGCTCCTTATCAAAGTAAGTTCCTGGGTTTTTAGAAAGAAGGAAAAGGATTTCAAGCAGAACGAATCTGTGTTTGAAATCAATTGTTCCGAGTGATCTTTCAACGATTTTTCTGTTTGTTCTATCAAGGTAAAGGTCAACAGTTGAGTCATTTACATCGTCAATTTCAGCTTCAATAAGATGATTTAGACGTCTAAAAATAGTGGTATCGATAGACTCCTGCGCCAGGTGGAACATGCTTAGGGCCTCATCAAAGTTTCCAGCTTTCTTTAAAGCTGTCGCTTTACCAAACAGGATATACCCATATAGGTTCCAGCATTTTTTTGATTGAAGGTATTCGTTGGCCAGCTTGTAGTAGTTAAGCGCTTTATCGTTTTCGTTCATTTCGATAAAGATCTTCGCATAATACGTATACATGGCCCCCGAAAGGTAGAACTTCTTAATGATCTTTAGCAGGTCATTAAGCTGGTCTAGGTATCTTAAAGAAAGCTCTAAATCTTTTCTGTAGAATGCATTTGTCGCTAGAGACAGAAGGCACTTAGAAAGAAGTTCCGGCTCGTTTTCTTCGTTTGATTTTTTGTAAGCTAATTCAAAGTTTGTCTTAGCTTCTTCAAAGTTACCGCTATAGTTTTTTACAACCCCTAGATTGTAGAAAAATTCAGATGTTAGCGTCGGAAGAGCACGTGAAAGAGCATCCATTAGCTTCTCACTTTCCCCGATGTATTTTTGTGCTTTTGCGTCCTCTAGCTTCTCTGAAGCTATACGGATTAGGAAACCGTATGTCTTAAGAACTGAGAATCCATCTTTAATAGGATCAGCAAATGTAAGAGCTTTAACGAACGACTCTTCTGCTCCAATTAAATCGGCCTTGTCATAATAGACTTTTCCAAGCTGATAATACGACCTCGCCACCTCGGTCTTTGTCACGATACCTTCTAACTTAACCTCTTCTTCTAAAAGGCCAATATAAGGCGTGATTTCATTAGGGTTTGATCCAATAGATAAACCTAAATCTTGACTTGTAACCATGGCATTTCTCCATAATAGTGAACGAGCTTTAACACTTCTTAAAGCTTTCGGCCCAAAGGTCATATCACGCGATTCTTACAGCGTCAAAAGCCCATTGTAAGATTTTTTCGGATGTA contains:
- the rimP gene encoding ribosome maturation factor RimP yields the protein MVLKGPRQGMELKLFELTQKIVSECNLELYEMEWNPTSGNLVVYIVDPKTNTAVLDDCVRVDRGFNPYMETETWIPDNFTLEVSSPGLYRILTTVKHFKSVVGEDIMLNLVKKIDEEKYPDFPKALRNNLRLKVNLVSASDEGVVIDAKGVKVEVPYEQIKRANLETDINKVRNTKDAEVDSELETDDEFVGEDE
- a CDS encoding GNAT family N-acetyltransferase encodes the protein MTKFIIIDKASALTPEALSFLKDYDQRFFPTPWDEKSWEQVFDSASERFILLADEGFALFDINSADSLAHLLKILINPDKRGAGLGKALLSEAIEILKSRGIKTFFLEVEENNDSAIGLYQRAGFKIIHKKKHFYSNGSTALIMTLSV